From a single Rosa rugosa chromosome 7, drRosRugo1.1, whole genome shotgun sequence genomic region:
- the LOC133723053 gene encoding protein NIM1-INTERACTING 3-like: MEGDRKKRKMDYEEEDEEEKIEKFFALIKSTRQVCEMLRGSSNWPLKKKDQNKKEEDREKRTGGAWNPAFQPEDFLDQDDKATSDGHGAGPSKNQEEDKKEEDKGGDGLDLKLSL, encoded by the coding sequence atgGAAGGAGacagaaagaagaggaagatggattacgaagaagaggatgaagagGAAAAGATTGAGAAGTTCTTTGCTCTGATTAAGAGTACAAGGCAGGTGTGTGAGATGCTCAGGGGCAGCTCGAACTGGCCATTGAAGAAGAAAGATCAGAATAAGAAGGAAGAGGATCGAGAGAAGAGAACCGGCGGTGCTTGGAACCCGGCATTTCAACCAGAAGACTTCCTTGATCAAGATGATAAAGCCACTAGTGATGGTCATGGTGCAGGTCCTTCGAAGAATCAAGAAGAAGAcaaaaaggaagaagataaaGGAGGTGATGGTTTAGACCTGAAGCTTTCTCTGTAG
- the LOC133723472 gene encoding protein NIM1-INTERACTING 3-like has translation MEGERKKRKMEYEEEDDDEEKIEKFFALIKSTRQVRHLLGGSSKWTKEKRDQNKKEEDQEKATAGSAWNPAFQPEDFLDQDDKSASGDHDASPFKIQDDKSTGADHGASPCKIQEEMEEDGGNGLDLKLSL, from the coding sequence ATGgaaggagaaagaaagaaaagaaagatggaatatgaagaagaggatgatgatgaggaaAAGATTGAGAAATTCTTCGCTCTGATTAAGAGTACGAGACAGGTGCGTCACCTACTCGGGGGAAGCTCGAAATGGACCAAGGAGAAGAGAGATCAGAATAAGAAGGAAGAGGATCAAGAGAAGGCTACCGCCGGCAGTGCTTGGAACCCAGCGTTCCAACCAGAAGACTTCCTTGATCAAGATGATAAGAGTGCTAGTGGTGATCATGATGCAAGCCCTTTTAAAATTCAAGATGATAAGAGTACTGGTGCTGATCATGGTGCAAGCCCTTGTAAAATTCAAGAAGAAATGGAAGAAGATGGAGGTAATGGTTTAGACCTGAAGCTTTCTCTGTAG
- the LOC133723392 gene encoding GDSL esterase/lipase At1g09390, with the protein MKATEEEEDYDPLLLENGNLEKKDREGLGNPTAPSLNHQALHLPKHNIAFHEQIPTEENENYSVTSQQKKQQQHCFAVSMAFSFSISAILLLVLLSFSVTGQQPSYKGPIIFNFGDSNSDTGGLVAGLGYTINPPYGRTYFRRSTGRMSDGRLIIDFLCQSLNTSLLAPYLDSLSGSKFTNGANFAIVGSSIFPKRIPFSLSIQVMQFLHFKATAGSKDLIDDEGFRKALYMIDIGQNDLAQLFSKNLSFTQITEKIPPITTEIKKAVKTIYDQGGRNFWIHNTGPLGCLPQKLSSVQQRDMDTYGCLSTYNAAARLFNVGLRHTCDEMRFELKDVKVVYVDVYAIKYDLIANYTKYGFTSPLMACCGNGGPPYNYNMRLTCGYPGSQVCEDGSQLISWDGIHYTEAANTIVASKILSTDYSIPPIPFDFFVRS; encoded by the exons ATGAAAGccacagaggaagaagaagactatGATCCTTTGTTGTTAGAGAATGGAAATCTTGAAAAGAAAGATAGGGAGGGTTTAGGCAATCCAACAGCGCCTTCTCTTAATCATCAAGCATTGCATTTGCCAAAACATAATATAGCCTTTCATGAACAAATCCCAActgaagaaaatgaaaactacaGTGTCACATCTCAACAGAAG aagcagcagcagcattGCTTCGCCGTGTCCATGGCTTTCTCTTTCTCCATCTCCGCCATATTGCTTCTcgttctcctctcattctccgTCACCGGCCAGCAACCCAGCTATAAAGGCCCCATCATCTTCAACTTCGGAGACTCCAACTCCGACACGGGCGGACTTGTCGCTGGACTCGGCTACACCATCAACCCCCCTTACGGCCGCACCTACTTCCGGCGATCCACCGGCCGGATGTCCGACGGACGCCTCATCATCGACTTCCTCT GCCAAAGTTTGAATACAAGCCTATTGGCTCCATATCTAGACTCTCTGTCAGGGTCCAAGTTCACAAATGGGGCGAATTTTGCAATAGTCGGGTCGTCTATCTTCCCTAAACGCATCCCTTTCTCTTTGAGCATCCAAGTCATGCAGTTCCTTCATTTCAAAGCTACTGCAG GCTCAAAAGACTTGATAGATGATGAAGGTTTTCGGAAAGCACTTTACATGATCGATATTGGACAAAATGACCTTGCTCAGttgttttccaaaaatctcTCGTTCACGCAAATAACAGAGAAAATCCCACCAATTACTACAGAAATCAAGAAAGCCGTTAAG ACTATATATGACCAAGGCGGGCGGAATTTTTGGATACACAACACTGGGCCATTGGGTTGTCTCCCTCAAAAACTTTCATCAGTCCAGCAGAGGGACATGGATACATATGGATGCCTCTCGACCTACAATGCGGCTGCAAGATTGTTCAATGTAGGATTGCGTCATACATGCGATGAGATGAGATTTGAATTGAAGGATGTTAAAGTAGTATATGTAGATGTATATGCCATCAAGTATGACCTTATTGCTAACTACACCAAATACG GTTTCACTAGTCCTCTAATGGCATGCTGTGGAAACGGAGGTCCTCCATACAACTATAACATGAGGCTGACGTGCGGCTATCCCGGTTCTCAGGTTTGCGAGGATGGATCCCAACTCATAAGTTGGGATGGGATTCACTACACTGAAGctgcaaataccattgtagctTCAAAAATACTTTCCACGGATTATTCTATACCGCCAATtccatttgatttctttgttcgTAGTTAG
- the LOC133720116 gene encoding uncharacterized protein LOC133720116: MESYSTKSNSFAVKVGIPELLNGIGNGEESHVADKVARFRDHEGNFVHTEKYVFDPVEETSSSEEKGKHIAKHGEGYNSKKKGDKKDDEYEDSDAELLMRMLSSLILSFTRERRKRVFAWTLFTRRLLLKTILRLSGLCQSLSF; this comes from the exons ATGGAATCCTATTCAACCAAGTCAAACTCATTTGCAG TGAAAGTGGGAATTCCAGAACTTTTGAATGGAATAGGCAATGGAGAGGAATCTCACGTGGCCGACAAAGTGGCCAGATTTCGTGACCATGAGGGAAATTTCGTACATACTGAAAAGTATGTGTTTGATCCTGTGGAAGAAACAAGTAGCTCAGAAGAGAAGGGTAAGCATATTGCTAAGCATGGAGAGGGTTATAATTCCAAGAAGAAAGGTGACAAGAAAGATGATGAATATGAAGATAGTGATGCTGAATTGCTGATGAGAATGTTATCCAGCCTGATACTGAGTTTTacgagagaaagaagaaagagggtgTTTGCATGGACTTTGTTCACCAGGAGATTACTGTTGAAGACAATCTTAAGGCTCTCTGGGCTTTGCCAGAGTTTGAGTTTCTAG
- the LOC133719784 gene encoding pentatricopeptide repeat-containing protein At1g56690, mitochondrial-like, whose translation MRVRFILYRQYCTSNAIFSNSQISRHARLGQIENARKVFDEMPERTTVSWNSMISGYFQNNQPEEARKLFDRMQLRNLVSWNGLISGYIKNGMVSEARKVFDSMPERNVVSWTSMVRGYVQEGKISEAESLFWQMPGKNVVSWTVMLGGLIQDGRVDEARRFYDLMPEMDVVARTNMIGGYFQAGRLAEAREIFDEMPHRNVVTWTTMISGYVQNQRVDVARKLFEVMPEKNEVSWTAMLMGYTRCGRITEASELFRAMPVKSVVACNAMILGYGHNGEVEEARQVFDNMREKDDQTWSAMIKVYERKGLELEALKLFTLMQREGVRPNFPSLISLLSVCGSLATLDHGTQLHAQLVRNQFDLDVYVASVLITMYVKCGNLVKAKQVFDRFGEKDVVMWNSIITGYAQHGLGEEALQVFQKMCSLGIPPDDITFIGVLSACSYSGKVEQGHEIFGTMKSKYQVEPGTAHYACMVDLLGRAGQVKEAMDLIEKMPVEADAIVWGALLGACRTHMKLDLAEVAAKKLIQLEPHNAGHYILLSNMYASKGRWHEVADLRKTMGARSITKSPGCSWIEVEHKVHMFTWGETTGHPEHVMIMRMLERLGVLLREAGYCPDSSFVLHDVDEEEKVQSLGYHSEKLAIAYGLLKVPQGMPIRVMKNLRVCGDCHSAIKLIAKVTGREIIVRDANRFHHFKDGLCSCRDYW comes from the coding sequence ATGCGGGTTCGATTTATCCTATATCGGCAATACTGCACAAGTAATGCTATTTTCTCTAATTCTCAGATTTCTAGGCACGCTCGGCTTGGTCAAATCGAGAATGCCCGaaaggtgttcgatgaaatgcctgAGAGAACTACCGTGTCCTGGAACTCAATGATTTCGGGGTATTTTCAAAACAATCAACCCGAGGAAGCCCGAAAATTGTTTGATAGAATGCAACTTAGGAACTTGGTTTCTTGGAACGGTTTGATATCCGGGTATATCAAGAATGGGATGGTTAGTGAGGCCCGGAAAGTGTTTGATTCAATGCCGGAGAGAAATGTTGTTTCGTGGACTTCGATGGTTAGAGGGTATGTGCAAGAGGGCAAAATTTCGGAAGCTGAGTCCCTTTTTTGGCAGATGCCTGGAAAGAATGTTGTTTCGTGGACGGTGATGTTGGGGGGACTGATTCAAGATGGCCGGGTTGATGAGGCTCGGAGGTTTTATGATTTGATGCCGGAGATGGATGTCGTGGCAAGGACTAATATGATTGGTGGGTATTTTCAGGCAGGCCGCTTGGCTGAAGCGCGTGAGATTTTCGATGAGATGCCGCACAGGAATGTTGTTACTTGGACTACGATGATATCTGGGTATGTGCAGAACCAACGGGTGGATGTTGCTAGGAAGCTTTTTGAAGTGATGCCAGAGAAGAATGAGGTTTCGTGGACAGCGATGCTGATGGGGTACACTCGGTGTGGACGGATCACAGAGGCTTCAGAGCTGTTTCGTGCAATGCCGGTTAAGTCAGTGGTTGCTTGTAATGCAATGATACTTGGGTATGGCCACAATGGGGAGGTAGAAGAAGCAAGGCAGGTTTTTGACAATATGAGAGAGAAAGATGATCAGACATGGAGTGCTATGATAAAAGTCTATGAACGGAAAGGTTTAGAATTGGAAGCACTTAAATTGTTTACTTTAATGCAAAGAGAAGGTGTTAGGCCCAATTTCCCTTCTCTGATAAGTCTTTTATCTGTTTGTGGAAGCTTGGCAACTCTTGATCATGGTACACAGCTTCACGCCCAGTTGGTGAGAAACCAATTTGATCTTGATGTATATGTTGCCTCAGTTTTGATCACAATGTATGTTAAGTGTGGCAACCTTGTGAAGGCAAAACAGGTCTTCGACAGGTTTGGTGAAAAGGATGTTGTTATGTGGAACTCAATTATCACTGGTTATGCCCAACATGGTTTAGGAGAGGAAGCTTTACAAGTTTTTCAAAAGATGTGCTCTTTGGGGATACCACCAGATGATATCACCTTTATTGGAGTTCTTTCAGCATGTAGCTATTCTGGGAAGGTAGAACAAGGTCATGAGATTTTCGGGACAATGAAATCAAAGTATCAGGTCGAGCCAGGAACTGCACATTATGCCTGCATGGTTGATCTGCTTGGTCGAGCAGGCCAGGTAAAAGAGGCAATGGATTTAATAGAGAAAATGCCAGTGGAAGCAGATGCCATTGTTTGGGGTGCCTTATTAGGTGCATGCAGAACGCATATGAAGTTGGATTTGGCGGAAGTTGCGGCAAAGAAACTTATACAGCTAGAGCCCCACAATGCAGGACATTATATCTTGCTATCAAATATGTATGCATCCAAAGGTAGATGGCATGAGGTTGCAGACCTGAGGAAAACGATGGGAGCCAGAAGTATTACCAAGTCACCTGGCTGTAGCTGGATTGAGGTGGAACATAAAGTACATATGTTTACTTGGGGAGAGACCACAGGCCACCCAGAGCATGTGATGATCATGAGAATGTTAGAGAGACTAGGTGTATTGTTAAGAGAAGCTGGGTACTGCCCTGATAGCAGCTTTGTGTTGCATGATgtggatgaagaagagaaggtCCAGAGCTTGGGTTATCACAGTGAGAAGCTGGCTATAGCGTATGGACTCCTTAAGGTGCCACAAGGGATGCCCATTCGGGTGATGAAGAATCTTCGGGTTTGTGGGGATTGCCATTCTGCAATTAAACTAATAGCCAAAGTTACTGGGAGAGAGATCATTGTGAGGGATGCTAACAGATTTCATCATTTTAAGGATGGCTTGTGTTCTTGCCGAGACTATTGGTGA